Within Lolium rigidum isolate FL_2022 chromosome 5, APGP_CSIRO_Lrig_0.1, whole genome shotgun sequence, the genomic segment cagcggtcaagaatatcctgaagtacttgaaaagaactaaggatatgtttctttgttatggaggtgaccaagagctcgttgtaaatggttacaccgatgcaagttggaacactgatcctgatgactctaagtcacaatctgggtacgtgtttatattgaatggtgctgcagatagtcgggcaagctcgagcggtgcacggtggcgaagtcttcaacagaatcgagtacatagcggcttcggaggcttcatcgaagcggtatggatgaagaggttcattgtagagctcggtgtggttcctagtgcattggacccattaatcatttactcgtgataacatgggtgccatcgccaatgcacaagagccaaggtcacacaagaggctgaagcatatcaagctgcgttaccactcgattcgcgagtacatcgaagatggagaagtaaagatttgcaaagtacacaccgatccgaatgtagcggatccgttgactaaagctctccctagggcaaagcatgaccaacaccgtaatgccatgggtgttaggtatattacaatgtaatctagattattgactctagtgcaagtgggagatcgaaggagatatgccctagaggcaataataaaagtagttattatttatatctctatgtttatgataaatgtttatatgtcatgctataattgtattaaccgaaacattagtacatgtgtgatatgtagacaacaagaagtccctagtatgcctcttaaactagcttgttgattaatggatgattagtttcataatcatgaacattggatgttattaataacaaggttatatcattatatgaatgatgtaatggacacacccaattaagcgtagcataagatctcgtcattaagttatttgctataagctttcaatacatagttacctagtccttatgaccatgagatcatgtaaatcacttataccggaaaggtactttgattacaccaaacaccactgcgtaaatgggtggttataaaggtgggattaagtatccggaaagtatgagttgaggcatatggatcaacaagtgggatttgtccatcccgatgactggatagatatactcgggccctctcggtggaatgtcgtctaatgtcttgcaagcatatgaatgagttcataagagaccacataccacggtacgagtaaagagtacttgtcggagacgaggttgaacaaggtatagagtgataccgaagatcaaacctcggacaagtaaaatatcgtgagacaaagggaattggtaatgtttgtgaatggttcattcgatcactaaagtcatcgttgaatatgtgggagccattatggatctccagatcccgctattggttattggtcggagtgagtactcaaccatgtccgcatagttctcgaaccgtagggtgacacacttaaagttggatgttgaaatggtagttcttgaatatggaatgaagttggaatatttgttcggagtcccggatgtgatcccggacatcacgaggagttccggaatggtccggagaataagattcatatataggatgtcattttatgtgaataaaatgtcgcggaaggttctatggaaggttctagaaggttctagaaaagtccggaagaaaccaccaaggaaggtggagtccacaagggactccacctccatggccggccagccctagtgggggtggagtcccaagtggactccaccatagggggccggccacccccacatgggaggtgggaatcccacctttgggtgggagtcctagttgggctaggtttgccccctcctatggaaggttttggtttcgggtcttattcgaagacttggacaccaacacttgggatccacctatataatgaggggccaagggagggggccggccaacccctaagaccatagcttggccgccccccttgagtggccggccactccctcccaaaccctagctttgctcctccacttcatattgcccggtttgcttagcgaagctccgccgaacttctacaccgccaccgacaccacgccgtcgtgctgtcggattcaagaggagctactacttccgctgcccgctggaacggggaggtggacgtcgtcttcatcaacaaccgaacgtgtgaccgagtacggaggtgctacccgttcgtggcgccggaaccgatcgtgatcaagatcttctacgcgcttttgcaagcggcaagtgaacgtctaccgcagcaacaagagcctcatcttgtaggctttggaatctcttcaagggtgagactcgataccccctcgttgctaccgtcttctagattgcatcttggcttggattgcgtgttcgcggtagaaaattttttgttttctatgcaacgttatcttacaaatagttccagagacgccgccgccgccaatcccatctcgggggattcaggagatcacctccggcaccctgtcggagaggggaatcatctcgcggaggactctacatcaccatgatcgcctccggactgatgtgtgagtagttcatccttggactatgggtccatagcagtagctagatggttgtcttctcctcattgtgctatcatgttagatcttgtgagctgcctatcatgatcaagatcatctatttgtaatgctacatgttgtgtttgttgggatccgatgaatatggaatactatgtaaagttgattatcaatctatcatatatgtgttgtttatgttcttgcatgctctccgttcctagtagaggctctggccaagttgatacttgtgactccaagagggagtatttatgctcgatagtgggttcatgcctccattgaatgcgggacgatgtgatgaaagttctaaggttgtggatgtgctgttgccactagggataaaacatcaatgctttgtctaaggatatttatgttgattacattacgcaccatacttaatgcaattgtctgttgtttgcaacttaatactggaaggggtgcggatgctaacctgaaggtggactttttaggcatagatgcatgttggatagcggtctatatattttgtcgtaatgccctgattaaatctcatagtagtcatcatgatatgtatgtgcattgttatgccctctctatttgtcaattgcccaactgtaatttgttcacccaacatgctatttcttattggagagacaccactagtgaactgtggaccccggtccattcttttacatctgaaatacaatctaccgcaaactcgttctctatctgttcttcgcaaacaagcatcattttccacaccatacgtttaatcatttgtttacagcaagccggtgagattgataacctcactgttacgttggggcaaagtattttgattgtgttgtgcaggttccacgttggcaccggaatctctggtgttacgccgcactacactccgtcaccaacaaccttcacgtggcccttgactcctactggttcgataaccttggtttcttactgagggaaaacttgttgctgtacgcatcacaccttcctcttggggttcccaacggacgtgtgtttcacgcgccatcaaggtgAGGGGGGCACCGCCCCCCAGGTTTGAAAGATTCTCTGAAGAAAAAATTATTTTAGGAACTAAGATGGAAAAAACTGGTGTCTTTTGCCCCCAAACATTCTTCTTCCCCCCcctcccccacacacacacatggACGTTGGGCAAGCTCCGCCATTGTTGTCTAGTGAAGTCATCATAACAGAGGGGGGGCAACATCAATATTGGTATTCAAGTGTGTTGTTGTATCCAACACATACAATATTGTTGATGGAGATAGTTGTGCTTTAATTTGGTAGATTTGTTTATATAGACCGGTGATTTATGTTCTAGATCTATCAAAGAATTGAATAGAGGATTTTTGGACGAAGGGTCATTCTTTCTTTCATTTTCCGTGCCTTTTCTTTGAAATAGAAAGAAATAAAATTGATGTAGCTCACACAACGCTCCCAACTCCATATGTGCATGCATGGTTGCCTTTTGGCACGTGGCTGAGCTAGTGGTGCTTGTGTTTGACGAGTATGGTCTCTATGTCTGGCTATtcgtattttatgtgttcattccTTTCAATATTTCTGCTTTCTTAGGAGTGGTGGTGGCGTTGAAAGCGATAAGCGACCAAAAATTATAACCAAACATGATAATGGAACATTAAATTATACAAAGAGTAGGCAGGAAACACTATCGGTTAATGAGATTCAACGAGCAATGCCTACAACCGAGGGCATATGATTATAAGCACTTTTCTTCATGTGCAAAATAAACATCGTACAATCAAGGATAAGACAGATGATCACATTAGATGTATCACGAAGGTCGCACCACAGCAGGTCCGGTCACCCCCTATCACATGCACCCGAACACTCTCCTcgcaatatcgtgtctatccttCCAGTTTTTTTCTAGCATACATTGGTTGTCTCGCGGTGATTTTTTATAACATGCGCGGTTAAAAAGTGTTTGACTCCAACATCCAGTCCTCCATATAACTCCATATAACCCAAGTCCAATTATTCGACACGGTTCTAACAAAAAAAATATACTTATAACGTAAGAGAATCACTGGGGAACACACCATATTTCTTTCATTTCCACTTCTGCTCATAAAAATGAAACATGTACCTCTATGTTTACAAAACAAAAAAGGAACTAGCTACAATAGTACAATCTGACACCAAAAATACAAGTAGGTCTATATAGATAGATAGTCAAGAACTAGCAAGCACGCAATTAGTGATAGAGAGACCAACAAAAAAAAGGATTAGAAGTCGAGTAGCGTGGTGGTGAGGTTGATGAGCGTGCCGAGGGCGCTAGGCGCAAACTTTCTGGCGAAGAGGTAGCACACGTTTGTTGGCTTCCCGTTGTAGTCGCACAGCGTGCCGTTGTTCCGTATGGCCTGGATGAACTCCGTGGTGACGCTGCCCTTGCCGTAGCGGGCCGGGTGAGGGCCGCCCCTGGACCAGTCGACCCAGGTGATGGTCCGGTTGGCGTTCCTGGCCCCGTGCGTGAGGTGGAGGTACGTCGGGATGTAGTGCTCGTCGgggtagcacgacggcgtgcagTGCTGCCTGAAGACGGCGTGGTAGCGCTTGTCGGCGACGATGTCGAGCGCGAGGTCCCGGCTGAGCTCGAACCACTCGGACCCCTTGCGCCACTGGTCCTCCATGACGTCCGGCGCCATGCGCGGGTTGTAGCGGCCGGCGCACTGCGGCACGTCGATGTTGTACGACTCCACGAAGCTGTGCGCGGAGTTGACGAGGTACTCGTAGACGGTGGGGAAGTTGTAGACGGGCACGCAGCTCTCGGAGACGAGCACGAAGCGCTGGTTGGAGTGGTCGAGCAGCGCGTTGGCGAGCAGCCGCTTCTCGGCGTCGACGAGGGTGATGGAGCCCCACGACACCTCCTGGCTCGGGATCTGCCGCccgtggaacggggaggaggcggAGACGTTGAGGACGTAGTTGGGCAGCGCGTGCACGTAGACGGAGTAGAGCCCGTTGTGGCCGCGGAAGAAGCGCTCCCAGAGGCGGGCGAACGGGAGCGGGCCGCGGGTGAGGAAGAGGAAGGCCACCTTGGGCACCCGCTGGTACGGGTACTCCTCCACCCGGGGCACCATCGACGCCCGCCAGAACAGCTCCTCGTCGGACATCGTGTGGCCCCACGGCGAGCCGGGGTGCACGAAGTCCATgaatgatggcggcgacggcgatgaacCGCCCTGCGTCTCCTGTTGGGTCTGCTGCGTCTTTGAATTCGAATTCGAATTCGAATCGTCGCCGTCACCACCAACCTGCAGATGACGGTGGTgatccgacgacgacgaggacgaggatgacgacgacggcgTGTAGAAGTAGCAGCGCGAGATGTTGGCGCTGGCGGCGAACCCGATGAGGACGCCGGTGACGAGGACGAGGAGCACGGTGATGGCCTTGAGGAGCGCCGAGGACCACCAGCAGTCCTTGCGCGGCGTGAGCGGGGCGATCAGGCTCCCGACGGCGTCCGCGCCTGCTGATTCCTCGTCCCCGGCGCTGCCTCGCCGAGACTTGAGCTTCATCGGCTCGCGCGCCAGATCGCCAGGATCTCGATCCGAGTCTCCCGCCGATCACCGCCTGATCGATCGCCCTCCCCGGCCGGCAGCGATCAATTGATCAAGTTAGTGCATGCAGCCGTGATCGATCGATTGATCGATTTTGTGCATGCCAGAGCACTGATTAGTAGGTTGATCGATCCAGCGCCCGATTGATCACCGGCCGGCCTCCCTGCAGATCGAGCTAGCTCGCCTCAATCGATCGAATTCAATCTAGCTAGCTAGAATGCAGCTGCATGCAGATTGAGGTGGTCGTCCAAGGAGGTGTGTCTGTATTTTCGAGATGAAATCACAAGGGAATTTCCCGTGCATGCATGGATGAAAAAGGCCGCCTTCTCTTTTGCCATCCACTTCAACCTAGTGGTTTAGAAACATGACATGCAGTGTGCAATTATGCAATCTTTACCAACTGGTGCTCGCATGAATGTGAAATTATGCGGTGACTAAATTTAGACAGGAGAACCGTGGCAAAGAGAAGACATCTAGGACAATGCAGAGGACCACTCTTGGATGTGCATATAATTCTCCCTCTTCGTTATCTTTTTCTTCCAACTGAACAAAAATCGTGGACTCTTAGAAATATACTAAAATGAATACGTGCGACCTGAAAATATTGCATCAAATAACCATTGAAATATTGGGACCAAGTTTGTGGCTCATGTATGATTTTAGATTCTCACTAAATCTCAAATCCCAGATGTGTGGCAGCCCATACTGGTGGCAGCTCAAGACTCAAGAGTGTCAAGAGGTGGGATGCTAAAGTTTAGTTACACATGAAAAGTTGAGAGAAGTTAAACATCTTTGTAAGGAAGGGTGTTCCACCACTTGGTAAGTGAATGAGAAAATGAGTGGTACACTCGCTCCTCCTACTTCGTCGCTCTCACGACAtgtagggtttcctgagcctaacACACCATAACCGAAATAGGGTTTTGCCACCTCCTACACAACTGCTGCTTCATCTGCAAATGGTTAGTACATGGGTCTTGCTCTTGTTTATCTGTTTAACATGTTTTGCAGACACATGTTTAGTTACTATATGTTTTTGTTCATCATGTTGTCGAATGTGTCTAGTATGTTCGAGGTACATGTGGTAGTACGTAGTTGTCGAATTTGGATCCAATTCGGGATTTTTCTTGGGAAGTGTCGGGAAGAAATTAGAATGGAATAATATAGATTCATACAGAGTAAACCGAAAACATATTTTAACACAGGGACTACAACCCACTTTTTTCTAGAAGGGTCTTGCTTGGAATGAAAGATAATTATTTCCTAATGCCCCCCCTAGGAGAAATGATTTACTACTGGATTTTCCTCAATTTATTCACTTTCTTCTTTTTCCGAACTTTATTTGAATCCACTAATGAAGGGAAGGGGGGACTACTTTGTTTTATGTAATGTTTTTATTCTaaaattattcataaaaatattgcctaattatccaacaataacTGGATCTCTTATGAAAATGGCAACTGGTTGTTACCCATTCAAAAACTAAAATTAAAAACATGGTCGTGGTGCCACTTATCGTGACCTCGGAGGGTAGTAGGGTTATCGGTGAGAAAAAACTTGGTTAGATGGTCTTGTGATGGTGATAGAAGATGAGTGTATTGGGTAGCAACCTACTAGGGCAGCTTTATGATGGGTTACAACATCCACACACACGAGTAGACGAAACAACGACACTAACCCTACCAAGCTCGGAGCTCCAGAGCCATCTTCTCCAACCGTGACCACAGTGACCAGTCTTTACGCTTCATCTCAGCAGGGTCTTCAACACGATATATGTAAGTCCACATAGAAAAGGAACAATGTAGTGAAGTATGAGGTATCATGCAAACCGATATTAACGTTAGTTATACAACTTTTTACTTATTTAAAACTCTTGTCATTTACAACATATATCATTTTTTTGTACAACATTAACCATATAACATTTATGCTAAATATTAAGTTTGATCTTTTTTTTAGTTTTCACATTATTTAAAATACGCTTGCATGAAATTGGAACATTATATTTTGCAATATAATATACAGTTTACTCCTAAAAATTAGTTTGACACATTTACCCTTTGGAAATATTCTTgataaattatttttcttaatcaTAGATTTTTTTTATTCATCCCTCGGTGATTCATTGTTGGTGCAGCCAGAAATCTGAAGTATCCTTTTGTGTTGCGATCTTTTTTATTTCCCTTAAAATATGTTCGAGCCACTATTTGGAACATATATAGTTCGTAACAAAAATCTTGGTTGAGGCTTATATGTTTATTATTTTTTTAGGCTTAGATGTATGTAACTAAGAATATTCTAGAGTTTACATGATCTGTACCTGCATGTGGTTCATAGTTGGTAGAGACCCAAGTGATCAAAATTTTGAACTAGAAATCCACAAAAAGAACTAGAAGTGGAATttaggtgggatcccacttgaaacTTTAATAGTTCGCATGTCTTGCCTTATTTAGAGTCAACCAAGAGTTCCTGTTGAAGATTGTGCTCTAGAGACAAATAATAATGGATATTTATTATATGTTAAATGTTTATAATTAGTTTCTTGACAAGGCTATAATGGTATTAAGTGGAAACATTAATGCACGTGTGATATTGTAAACAAACAAAGAGCCCTAGTAAGCACAAAAGTGCATAACTAGTTCATTTTGGTCAATCGTTGATCGAGGTTTTCCCGATCATGGACACACATGTCATTGACAATGAGATCATATCGATTGGATGAATTATATGATGGACATAcccataacataagtattgtaacaTGATCAAGTCACATCGAGTCCAATGTTACGATGCTTATTTAAGTGCATAGTGATataatccttagaccgtgagatcatatctaatcatTGTCTCTGAAGGTTACCTTAGCTACATCAACCGCCGTACCGTAACAGGATGACCATAAAGGTGTGGCTGGGTATACCAATCGGATGGTTGAGGCGTATGGATCAAGAGCGGAATTTGTTCATCCACGTGACGGAAAAATACATATGGGGCTCACTCGGTGAGATTAGATCCATGAAAGCTACGCAGCGTATGACTAGGTCATGGGGATGGAATCACACATGAACGAGTTAAAATtgccttgtcggtaacgagacCGAACTAGGTATTGAGATATCGTTGATCATGTCTCGGACGAGTGCCGGTATTGAATGTGAACAAACGGAATAAGACTCAATGAAATGGTTCAAACGATGATTGTATCTTCGTGTAATGCATAGAGATCACCATGGTTATCGAGACCCCCTAGTGATCGATTTGAACGGAGACATTGTCCCGGATCATGACTATGTTATTACCGAACCAtagggtaacacacttaagggttcaacGAAACTCGATATAGTTTTGTATTCAATGTAGTTAAGAGATATATCCGGAAAGTTGTTCATAATAGTTCGGGAGGTGTCTCGGATTAATGGCTATTAAAGGATATGTTGATATGTTAATTAAATGAActaatatattgaaatatatttagtttAATAAAAATGTTTTTATTTAATTAAAAATGCCTACATACCTTTATTGGCCCCATATGGAAGGGGCCTatgagggagaggggaggggttggccggccgggCCAAGTGGGCCGGCCTCCCACCTCCTCCTTTATTTTGTCCCACCttttccccctatataaagacacCCATAGGGGAAAATTAAATACACAATTAAATACTAAACACACGGTACGCGGGAGCGCTGCTGGGATCcggatccagaagatctacttccgcAACTTCACTGGATAAGAGCCGGGAGCGTCGTTGAGCACCGTACGTGTGCGAAACTACTAGCTAGGTGGTGCACCTGCTGCACTCAACGTCATGGGAGAGGACTTCTACACAACCCTAAGTTCAGCGACGCAtgctcgtctacatcaaccatgttctagcGGAACGTTAACCACTATCGATCTACGATGGTACGTTAGCGATATCATTTCCGTTACCGCATTACTACATGAATAGATCTTGGGCATATTAGGGTTTGCGTTTagttagaaattttttgttttttgctaCGAACCCCTACAGTTCCGTTACTTAAATATCATGGTTAGAATCTTGCTCGAGAAACTGAATGATGTTTGCCGGCACATGGTTACTCTAGAAACAACTTGGATCAGATAGAGAAGCAAATTTATCAAGTTCATTTGCTACTCTATTTTCTTCTCTATTTACCTGAGAGATATTAAATGATAACATCCTTCTAACAACTCTTCCAATCGGCAATAAAATAGCTCGATGATGATTCTTGTGTTTCCAAAGTGTAACCATTTCCATGGAGTTGGTTTCCATAAGAGCTTGAGATATATTCATATTTTCTTCAAAAAAATTAGCTCATTTATATAGACAAGATTGTAAGCACAATAATTAGGAACAAAATCATGTCAACAACTACTTGTCACTACAATAAAATCATTATGGTATTTCGTTATTACTGTTGTAGCTCTATTTTTTCATATGCATTATATGCAGCATCAATGTTTAACTTACAACTTCCTTCCCGTGGCTGCTTCCCGTGAATTTGTTATGCAGCTTGATAGCTGAATATGAAGACTTTGTTTTTAAAATTAATACAAGCTCTACTGTAGTATCATGAGCCCATCTACATGTTTGAGATGATTTCATTAAAGAATCACCACGTATATAATCATTTCTGAGGATTTGTCATGTAAATATTCCATAGAGAATGTATCTACCTTAAACGGGATCACACATATGGATTTGTCATGTAAATCTTGAGCCCAAATAACCTAGTGTAGTTTATGAAGCTATATATTATAGAGCCGGAGGGGTAATAACTTGATCACAAGATCACACGGTTAATGCATGATGTATGGTGTCCTTTTCAACGCCATATTATACACATATGCTTTGATTTTAGATATGTTTTCTTTACATAATATCTCAAATTAGAATAAAAACCCTTTATAACATAGTATATTGGGCATCCTTCTCATATGGCCTGCGAGGAGATGGCCTAAATGTAGCATTTCAAATGGCCTAAACAAGCACAAGACCCCACTACCCATTAGGGTTATGACTGAAGGTTATTTTAAATTTTGCACATGAGGGAAGAGAGATGATAAAACTCTCATCCAACCACCACTAGGTGGAGTGAAGACAATCCCATGTTAAGCTCCATCTAATAAAATGGAAGATAAGCAAGAGATAAGGGAAGGAGAAAAGGTTGAAAGAAGATGTTAAAATCAAGCACCGGGCACTGCCCACAAGGTTGTGAAGTCCAAATCCAATCCCTAGTTCTTCTTCCCAAAATCTTTTTGTTGGCATCCAAGGTCTACGTGTATCCCGATGCATGAATCATCTTGTGGTCTTTAGAGAAGAACAAGTTATATCCCATTTGAGAATAGCGGAGGAAGATTTGGGTGGCTTTGGCCCGTGGTTTTTTACTTTCAAGTCGAGAGATTTTCCATGTAAAAATATTAATGTCAATGTGTTTTAATTTTCTACAGCTACAATTGTTCTGAGAATCTCTCCCCTACCACGTCTCTGCCCGAGAGAGCTTCTGTCCATACCATAGAGGGTGTAGCCCAAGAGAGAGCTAAGTGTGTTGTTCCTTCATGTATGTTTGATGCatatgtttcattctaacatgagcAATGCACTGTGAGTTAGTATACATTGATGTTGAAGTTTACATTGATTCCTATGCGTATTTTTGGAAATTTAAGAGTGTGTTAATCTCGAGTTATTCACAACACACATCCACCGGGTGGGGCTGGTGTGGGGGTAGTTTCTTTCACGATTTATTTTCTTCAATGTTTGAGCAAATCTATATCTTTGTAGCGATAATAAAGAGATCTTGGACATGTAGGATGTTCTTATTGTACATATCCAGAAGTGATGTAGTGTTCAAGTTTTATAAAACACAAAGTAAAGAACATTTGTAACCATGATTATTCTTCCGGTATATTACCTTTGTTCCAAAATATAAGATTTTTTAGAAAACTAGTTTGACTTTATAAAAATACTTATATTTTGAAACAAGGCAGTAAACTTTTAATGGGCATGCCTTGCAATGTGCTATTTATTAGTGAGACGCTAAGTATCTAAAATTATGCGGTGATTACAATTAACAAAAGGAAAGAGACCTATGTATCTAGTACAGTGGAGAAATAACCACTCTTGGACATGGAAATCGTCGTGTCTCGTTGTTATCGTTCTTCCAACTTGTTAGAAGCTTACACCAATCAGAATACACTAACTGATTTCTTAATATGTGTTCTATATTAAAAATATTGTATCAAACATAGGAGACCATCTTGGTTCTCCAATGTCAGTTAGAAGGAGACAATAAATGGTGGTTCCCATTGCAAATGTGAAAACCAAAACATGCAAAGATGTTAAGGGATATTATGTTGGTGCCTCACAAAGTATGGTACTTTGTATGTGATTtggttggccatgatggaacacttAGATGAGAAGACACGATTTTGCCCAGGTTTGCCCCCACCCCAC encodes:
- the LOC124655744 gene encoding glycosyltransferase BC10-like is translated as MKLKSRRGSAGDEESAGADAVGSLIAPLTPRKDCWWSSALLKAITVLLVLVTGVLIGFAASANISRCYFYTPSSSSSSSSSSDHHRHLQVGGDGDDSNSNSNSKTQQTQQETQGGSSPSPPSFMDFVHPGSPWGHTMSDEELFWRASMVPRVEEYPYQRVPKVAFLFLTRGPLPFARLWERFFRGHNGLYSVYVHALPNYVLNVSASSPFHGRQIPSQEVSWGSITLVDAEKRLLANALLDHSNQRFVLVSESCVPVYNFPTVYEYLVNSAHSFVESYNIDVPQCAGRYNPRMAPDVMEDQWRKGSEWFELSRDLALDIVADKRYHAVFRQHCTPSCYPDEHYIPTYLHLTHGARNANRTITWVDWSRGGPHPARYGKGSVTTEFIQAIRNNGTLCDYNGKPTNVCYLFARKFAPSALGTLINLTTTLLDF